Within Psychrobacter sp. DAB_AL43B, the genomic segment ATCACCTCGGTATCTTCTGCTGCTGGCTGGCAAGCACTTAGAAACAGAGCAGCAGAAATCCCAATAGCGAACAAGGCAAAGCGATGAGAAGCGGTCATGATATATCCTTACTAGAAACAAGACAAACAACAAGAAACAAGACAAACAATCAGCAAATAGAGCATGTGGCTCATGTATAACGTAGGTTAAAATCTTAACAGATAAACCTTACTCGTTCAAAACGCTATGTTTAACATGTCGTAATATATCTACTGAGTACAACAGTTAAGCGCTTTAGAGCTAATAAAGGAAAAATGATAGGTTAATCTAAAATGCCTAATTGCTGACAATGTCCGCTATTTAGGTGAATACGCACAAACTCGCCAACGCCCAGTTCCCCAAGCTCAAACCCTGCAACTGACCAGCGAATCAGGCGCAGACAAGGTAGCCCTACATGCGCCGTCATCCGCCTAACTTGGCGATTTTTACCTTCATATATAGTGAGCATCAACCATGACGTCGGTATGTTTTTACGCTCACGAATGGGCGGATCGCGTTGCCATAATGTCATAGGTAATTCTGCTTCAGCGACCAACACAGCGGATGCTGGCAAGGTTTTCCCATCTTTTAATACAACCCCAGATGCCAGCTCGTTTAGCTGCGCAGCAGTTGCCACACCTTCCACTTGTACCAAATAAGTCTTGCCTTGTTTTAGTTTGTTTTGCGCAAAATTC encodes:
- a CDS encoding rRNA large subunit pseudouridine synthase E; translated protein: MSSSSLILFNKPYGVQSQFRDDSNNDHTTLSEYFTDKSLRIAGRLDATSEGLLILTSDGRINKAITQPPSAKNFAQNKLKQGKTYLVQVEGVATAAQLNELASGVVLKDGKTLPASAVLVAEAELPMTLWQRDPPIRERKNIPTSWLMLTIYEGKNRQVRRMTAHVGLPCLRLIRWSVAGFELGELGVGEFVRIHLNSGHCQQLGILD